One part of the Streptomyces lydicus genome encodes these proteins:
- a CDS encoding acyltransferase family protein produces the protein MNNDFLAYGERRVPLPPPRQMPQESPHRADALVPERAGGATATTTRAPAPAAAAAPAPASHRGRAKGGRRRTAAPAPAGTSAKSRDAFFDNAKYLAIVLVAMGHSWEPLRDGSRTAAAFYITVYAFHMPAFIIISGYFSRSFDMRKDRLQRLVTGVAVPYILFEVAYTLFKRWADDDPHYPISLTDPWYLTWFLLALFIWRLTTPLWKIVRWPVPLALAIAVLASVSPDIGDDLDLQRVLQFLPFFVIGLSLRPEHFKLVRRKKARILAVPVFAGALVFAYWAAPRMNAAWFYHRDAAQELGAPWWSGAVMTLAMFGCSLVLVACFFAWIPGRTMWCTALGAGTLYGYLLHGFLAKGSRFGNWYDTPWVHTPWGMVLITLFAGTVITVLCTPPVQRAFRWAMEPKMTWAFQKDPVGAARSRN, from the coding sequence TTGAACAACGATTTCCTGGCGTACGGCGAACGGCGGGTGCCGCTCCCCCCGCCGCGGCAGATGCCTCAGGAGAGCCCGCACAGGGCGGACGCCCTGGTGCCGGAACGGGCCGGCGGTGCCACCGCGACGACGACCAGAGCGCCCGCCCCGGCCGCCGCCGCGGCTCCCGCTCCCGCCTCGCACCGGGGCCGCGCCAAGGGCGGCAGGCGCCGGACCGCCGCGCCCGCCCCGGCCGGCACCTCCGCGAAATCCCGCGACGCCTTCTTCGACAACGCCAAGTACCTGGCGATCGTGCTGGTGGCGATGGGTCACTCCTGGGAGCCCCTGCGGGACGGGAGCCGTACCGCGGCGGCGTTCTACATCACCGTCTACGCCTTCCACATGCCGGCGTTCATCATCATCTCCGGCTATTTCTCGCGCAGTTTCGACATGCGCAAGGACCGGCTGCAGCGGCTGGTCACCGGAGTCGCGGTCCCGTACATCCTCTTCGAAGTCGCCTACACGCTCTTCAAGAGGTGGGCGGACGACGATCCGCACTATCCGATCAGCCTGACGGACCCCTGGTACCTGACGTGGTTCCTGCTGGCGTTGTTCATCTGGCGGCTGACCACCCCGCTGTGGAAGATCGTGCGTTGGCCGGTCCCGCTCGCCCTGGCCATCGCCGTGCTGGCGTCCGTGTCCCCGGACATCGGCGATGACCTGGACCTCCAACGGGTGCTGCAGTTCCTGCCGTTCTTCGTGATCGGGCTGTCGCTGCGTCCGGAGCACTTCAAGCTTGTCCGCCGCAAGAAGGCACGCATCCTGGCCGTGCCGGTCTTCGCCGGCGCCCTGGTCTTCGCGTACTGGGCGGCGCCGCGGATGAACGCCGCGTGGTTCTACCACCGCGACGCGGCCCAGGAACTCGGCGCCCCCTGGTGGAGCGGCGCGGTGATGACGCTGGCCATGTTCGGCTGCTCGCTGGTGCTGGTGGCCTGCTTCTTCGCCTGGATCCCGGGCCGCACGATGTGGTGCACGGCGCTCGGCGCGGGCACCCTCTACGGATATCTGCTGCACGGCTTCCTCGCCAAGGGCTCCCGCTTCGGGAACTGGTACGACACCCCGTGGGTGCACACCCCCTGGGGCATGGTGCTGATCACGCTCTTCGCGGGCACCGTCATCACCGTGCTGTGCACCCCGCCCGTCCAGCGGGCGTTCCGGTGGGCGATGGAACCCAAGATGACCTGGGCGTTCCAGAAGGACCCGGTCGGGGCGGCCCGCAGCCGGAACTGA
- a CDS encoding arylamine N-acetyltransferase family protein: MTASVWGGEQLDLDAYLARIGYSGDRRPTAETLRGLHAAHSASIAFENLEIVLGRPVPLDLESLQTKMVRQRRGGYCYEQNLLYAAALDRLGFALTGLCARTRMGERRLRPATHALLAVELDGERWITDVGFGGEALLEPLPLRDGVRARQGSWTFGLVREDETGTWVLRTRHEDGWFDLYAFGTERRYPADYAVFNHYISTHPRSPFTGQTVVQRPLPDRRSTLVGREFTRTRPDWNREVREVAPEELPALLETEFGISLTAADAEALVAFHKE; the protein is encoded by the coding sequence ATGACCGCATCCGTGTGGGGTGGCGAGCAACTGGACCTGGACGCCTATCTCGCCCGCATCGGCTACTCGGGCGACCGGCGGCCCACCGCGGAAACCCTGCGCGGCCTGCATGCCGCGCACTCGGCGTCGATCGCCTTCGAGAACCTGGAGATCGTGCTCGGCCGCCCCGTCCCGCTGGACCTGGAGTCGTTGCAGACGAAGATGGTCCGGCAGCGGCGCGGCGGCTACTGCTACGAGCAGAACCTCCTCTACGCCGCCGCCCTGGACCGCCTCGGCTTCGCGCTCACCGGCCTGTGCGCGCGTACCCGCATGGGCGAGCGGCGCCTGCGCCCCGCCACCCACGCGCTGCTTGCGGTGGAGCTGGACGGCGAGCGGTGGATCACCGACGTCGGGTTCGGCGGCGAGGCGCTGCTGGAACCGCTGCCGTTGCGCGACGGTGTCCGGGCCCGGCAGGGCAGCTGGACGTTCGGCCTGGTCCGGGAGGACGAGACGGGCACCTGGGTGCTGCGGACCCGCCACGAGGACGGCTGGTTCGACCTCTACGCCTTCGGGACGGAGCGCCGCTACCCGGCCGATTACGCGGTGTTCAACCACTACATCTCGACCCACCCGCGCTCGCCGTTCACCGGTCAGACGGTGGTGCAGCGCCCGCTGCCCGACCGGCGCAGCACGCTGGTCGGGCGGGAGTTCACCCGCACCCGCCCGGACTGGAACCGCGAGGTGCGCGAGGTCGCTCCGGAGGAGCTCCCGGCCCTGCTGGAAACGGAGTTCGGCATCTCCCTCACCGCGGCGGACGCCGAGGCGC
- a CDS encoding glycerophosphodiester phosphodiesterase, protein MLRRSLRIPAAGVAYLVTAAVSSSAVAHRPEEFADIGVTRTARAGPTAAPALVIAHRGASRYAPENTLAAVDAARRRGLIWVENDVQRTKDGQLVVIHDTTLERTTNAATVFPGRAPWRVGDFTAAEIARLDAGSWFGARFAGERVPTLDAYLRRLERNGQRLLLEIKAPGRYPGIEAGVVRELRARGWLDSAHVRSRLVIQSFSVACVKTVHALLPQVRTGILGAPAVSDLARYARFTDQINPPLSEASSRWLAAVHRLRGAHGRPLEVYAWDVAKNTNRRSVRARGIEGIIE, encoded by the coding sequence ATGCTTCGGAGATCGTTGCGGATCCCCGCCGCCGGAGTCGCGTATCTGGTGACGGCGGCGGTGTCCTCGTCCGCGGTCGCCCACCGGCCTGAGGAGTTCGCCGACATCGGCGTGACCCGCACCGCGCGGGCCGGCCCCACCGCCGCGCCGGCCCTGGTCATCGCACACCGCGGCGCCTCCCGTTACGCACCGGAGAACACGCTGGCCGCGGTGGACGCCGCCCGTCGCCGCGGACTCATATGGGTCGAGAACGACGTGCAGCGCACCAAGGACGGCCAACTCGTCGTCATCCACGACACCACCCTGGAGCGGACCACGAACGCCGCCACGGTGTTCCCCGGGCGGGCGCCGTGGCGGGTCGGGGACTTCACCGCCGCCGAGATCGCCCGGCTGGACGCCGGAAGCTGGTTCGGGGCGCGCTTCGCGGGGGAGCGGGTGCCGACGCTGGACGCCTATCTGCGCCGGCTGGAACGCAATGGGCAGCGCCTTTTGCTGGAGATCAAAGCCCCTGGCCGCTATCCAGGAATCGAGGCGGGAGTCGTACGGGAACTGCGGGCGCGCGGCTGGCTGGATTCCGCCCATGTCCGGAGCCGGTTGGTCATCCAGAGCTTCTCGGTGGCCTGCGTGAAGACCGTCCACGCACTCCTGCCACAGGTGCGCACCGGAATTCTGGGCGCGCCCGCCGTGTCCGACCTGGCACGCTACGCGCGGTTCACCGACCAGATCAACCCGCCGCTGTCCGAGGCCAGTTCGCGCTGGCTGGCGGCCGTGCACCGGCTGCGCGGCGCGCACGGACGGCCGTTGGAGGTCTATGCCTGGGACGTGGCGAAGAACACGAACAGGCGGTCGGTGCGGGCGCGCGGGATCGAAGGCATTATTGAATAG